The following DNA comes from Candidatus Lokiarchaeota archaeon.
GTACTTTCGAGGAGAATTTCCGTGAACTTCTTTCCCGTCCGGTTGGACTGAAAATCTTGAGATTCTCATCATAGTCGAGTGTGTATATTTCTACACCTCGCTGAATAGTCCTTACGAAAATATCGTAAATCAGCGATTCAGTGCCCCTTGATGACGTGCGAGCTATCTCCATTTGTGGTGCACAGTCCCCCCTCTGCATTTTCACATATAAACAATGACCCAAATAAGCCAGTCAATTGCAGGAATCGGAGTGACCAATATCAAAGCTTTATTGAGGGAGTCTACTTTTTCTGGTTTTTTCGATTGATGAGGCAGCATCGGATTTTGACCCAGGTAGCAATCGGAATAGAGAGGGGTTGGAAAGATTTCTGTAAGAATCCGTTCTGGTGGCTGATAGGTGGTCTTGAAGAAGCGGCATAAGTTTGCGTGCGCTAAGAACCAAGTTGTTCCAGTAGGATTCTATAGTTCCCCTTGATAGTTCCAAATTTCGCGGCATTTCTAAGGATACGTCAAATCCATGACGGCCATAGATTGGTATCCAATATGCCATATCAGCAAGTGTAAACAAATGAGCACTGATGCCAGGATACGTTCGTTCTTCGAACATGACATAAGGCCAGTAGGGCTCTCTATCAGGATGGTCATCAGGATTGCCCGAACAGCTTTCTCGTGTAACAAGTCCAAATTCATTGAGTTCCCTGATATGGGGTCTGATTGAGGGGTCAACATAGCATATCCACGAATCAATAGGCGCTGGTTCCAGTCGACGAGAATCCCAAGTCTCATGAGCCCAGTTCATGAAATGATGAGCCCACAAAGTGGTTGGATAGGCTCCTTTGGAAAAACGGATTCTATACCCCTCGAGAAAACCCATGATTGTGTCTGTTGCAGTAAGCAGTTGTTCCCAATATCGGCGGTAGAAATCCAAGGAATTCCCATCGGAAATGCCTGAGAGGGGGCATTTAAGTCGTATATCACCGGAGGGAGTAAGTCCGATTGACCAGGATGCTATATCTGCAATCGTTACCAAGTGTGGTTCAACACCAGGATAGGAATCCCGACTGATCTCAATCCTGGAATCCCTTTTTTCTTTCCCTGTAACCCCCAAATCAATGCTTGTGACCTCAAGACCCCATTCCTCGAAGAATCCGCTTATGGAATCTTTCTCATCAATCAATAATCAATCCCCCGTTCTTTGTATCAATAATCGTATCTCTACGCCATTATGATAACTAGGAAACTAAGATAAGGCATTCGGAGAAGACCAAACAAAGATGGAACAATCATTATAGCACAACTGAGGAAACTATCTTCGCAACTATTTCTCTCGCCAATTGAACTTGTTCGGATTTGAAACCTACATTCCATTTCCCGCTAAAAAGTTCATCAGTAATCGTCAATACTGCTGCAAATTGAATATCCCGAAATGAGGCAATAGCCATCAACGCAGTGCACTCCATCTCAACGGCGATTGCACCTTGCTTCCTGAATCGGGTAATTTTCTCAAGAGTCTCTCGAAAGGGGGCGTCCGTCGTCCAAACACCTCCTTCGTGATGCTCTATGCTATGTAGTGGTTTTCGTAATTCATCAACCAATTTCTTGGAGGTTTCACATCGTTCGTTTGCTGCCAGGTAATGAAAAGATGTACCTTCCTCACGGATACCCCAAGTTGGAAGGAGGATATCTCCAATTTTGCATTCGCCCGTAAGAGAACCAGCATCTCCAACCATGATAACTTGCCGTATGCCAGAAGCAATTAGCGTTTCCATAAGCATTCCCGCAGCAGGAGAACCAAACATGCATTCATAGACGACGAAAGAGTCGTTCATTACCCCCTGTTGTGAGCCTGCTATTGAAGGAGCTTGCTGACTTCCTTCCATGCTCAAGCTGTTCATGAGGCATCTGAAGGCGGGAGAAGCAAAGCACACTATTGATGTGGAAGCATGGAAATCTACAGCATACTGATTTGGTTTGACAACAGATTCTTCGTCTGATAGCCATTTCATAATACTTGAAGCTGAGTAATTTGCTCATTTAGTGTTTGCCGTGGAACTCACGCCTTCCGTTTCTAGGTTTTTCTTTCGAACCAGAAAATATCCAGGGACCAAGCTTAGGAGAAGGAACATCCAAGCAAGCTGCCATCCGATTCTGTAGTCCCCAACTGCTTCTACGAACATCGCAATCAGAATGGCTCCTATAGCAACCTGGCCGAGATTTGAGATGCTGTTATACAGATTGTACATTGTACCGGCTGCCACTACTGGCGAATTATCCATACTGATTCTCATCTGAGTGGCCTCGTATCCGCCATTCACCAGACCAACGGCAAAGAAGAACACCGAAGCAATCATCGGTATGGTTACATCAAGCGCTAGAATGCTTAGGATGACAACCGTGTACGCTAGAGCTGTGATGGGCAATGTCACTCTAACTGCAATTCGATCACCCAGCAACCCAAATACAACTGCACCAATGAACATCCCTGCTGAGAATATCGCAAATACAATACCAATTGTAGTATTGGTGAAGCCCAGCCCTTCCTCCAAGAATGTTTGTAGTATGCTGAGGATAGCAATCCCTGCTCCTGCGAGCATCTGAAACACCATACAGATCATGACATTTCTCTGTTTCAGCACTCCAGTGTAAGTGCTCATAGGAACTCTCTCAAAATCAGGCGGCAAAGGCCGCTCTTCAAAGAGGAGAACAAGAAACGTCGCGCCACTTACGATAAGGCCAGGTACAGCGAATATTTGTACCCAGAGGTTCTGATCCGCCAACACGCCAACCACTACACCAGCTATGCCAACACCCAGACCACGTGAACCCCATGAGACTCCTTGCATAGTACCGCGTCGTTTGGGTGGAGTGATATCCACAGCCAGAGCATCGATTGTGGCGTCGCTCATACTTGTTCCGAGCGAGGCAAGGATCCCTGACACCAATAGCAGTGGAGTAAAGACAGAATGCAATGGCAGAGTAACCCAGCCAATGACCCCAAACAATCCCGCCATGAAGATATACGGTTTTCTTCTGCCGTAGCCGGCCAATGGGAAATTGTCAGAAAGAACGCCAAATACAATTTTCAGATACCACGGCAACCATATGACCGCTTGCACGACAATCCTTTGGAAGGGGCCTACTGACAGATAATCTAAGAATGCTGTCAGGAAGAACAGAGCCCCCATTGCTACTCCTTGTGCAAAATAGAATACACCTTGGATGAGGAGGTAATAGTCTTCCCAAACGTTGTATTGATTGCCATGGACTTGTTCCGACATAAACAGGGGATATCCATAACTCCTACTTAAGCTGTGGGGGAGTATCCTTAACGAATATTAGCACAATACGTCGAAATGGAGTGTGCGATGAACCATGTCTTTACGAGAGGAATCTATTGAGCTCATTCAGGAACTGGTCAAGAACAAGTGTGTTAATCCTCCAGGAAATGAGATGAAATCAATCAAGAGTGTGAATCGCTACCTACAATCATACGGGATTGAAACTGAGATCTTTGAGACTGATACAAATCGGGGTAATCTTCTTTGCACAATTGAAGGTACGGGACAAGGCCCAAGCCTGATGTTG
Coding sequences within:
- a CDS encoding phosphorylase, coding for MKWLSDEESVVKPNQYAVDFHASTSIVCFASPAFRCLMNSLSMEGSQQAPSIAGSQQGVMNDSFVVYECMFGSPAAGMLMETLIASGIRQVIMVGDAGSLTGECKIGDILLPTWGIREEGTSFHYLAANERCETSKKLVDELRKPLHSIEHHEGGVWTTDAPFRETLEKITRFRKQGAIAVEMECTALMAIASFRDIQFAAVLTITDELFSGKWNVGFKSEQVQLAREIVAKIVSSVVL
- a CDS encoding MFS transporter, whose protein sequence is MSEQVHGNQYNVWEDYYLLIQGVFYFAQGVAMGALFFLTAFLDYLSVGPFQRIVVQAVIWLPWYLKIVFGVLSDNFPLAGYGRRKPYIFMAGLFGVIGWVTLPLHSVFTPLLLVSGILASLGTSMSDATIDALAVDITPPKRRGTMQGVSWGSRGLGVGIAGVVVGVLADQNLWVQIFAVPGLIVSGATFLVLLFEERPLPPDFERVPMSTYTGVLKQRNVMICMVFQMLAGAGIAILSILQTFLEEGLGFTNTTIGIVFAIFSAGMFIGAVVFGLLGDRIAVRVTLPITALAYTVVILSILALDVTIPMIASVFFFAVGLVNGGYEATQMRISMDNSPVVAAGTMYNLYNSISNLGQVAIGAILIAMFVEAVGDYRIGWQLAWMFLLLSLVPGYFLVRKKNLETEGVSSTANTK